The segment CATttgtaaaattgatccttttaaatATCTACTTTCCAAAACCACTCTAATAGGACGTATGGCCAAGTGGGTCATGTTGCTCAGCAAGTTTGACATTCAATATGTGGATCGAAAATCTATCAAAGGGCTGGTCATTGCTGATCAGTTAGAAGAAACACCATTATTGGATGCATACCCACTCATAACAGAATTCCCTAATGAATATGTATGCATAGTCAGTGCACAACGTCCTTGGAAATTAttttttgatggttcacatactcAAAGAGGCATTGGTACAGGATTCTTGATTGTAACACCCCAGGGAGATCTAATTCCAAAATCTTTCAAGCAGGCATTCCCGTGCACTAATAAtattgctgagtatgaagcctttATCATTAGTTTGAAGATAACTATCCAATGGAATATATCAAATCTTTTggtttatggagattcacaaccTATCATCCGACAAACTAATGACGAATACCAGACTAAAGATGATAAGCTTCTACCTTACAAAAGgatggttgatgactttaagagTAATTTTTAGAATATCATCTTTGATCAGGTTCCACGAGCTCAAAATAAGGTAGCTGACACAATGGCCACCATTGGATCCCTCCAGGATATTAGATCAGATAGTTCGTGATATGAATTCTTAGTTGAACAACTTCTACAACCACCATTTGAGATATTGCACACAAACATGGTGTGCAACATTGTTGGACCCCAATCGCCCTGGTACCATGACATCCATGGATATCTCAAAGATTTTACCCTCCCTAAAACCATATCTTGTAATGACCACTGAAATCTTATTCGTTGTTGTGCCCAATTCACCCTCATAGGATAAAATCTATATTGTCCCGGCTATCATGACATACTTTCTCAGTGTCTTGATTTGAATGAAGCTAAACTTGTGATGCAAGAAGTTCACGCTGGTACTTGTGGTGCTCACACAAGCGGATACATTCTACACgtgggatattactagcccaccATGGAACGTGATTGTTGTGACTTTGTCAAGAAATGTGTATCTTGTCAACAGCACGGGGATTTGATTCATCTTCCAGCGTAAGATTTGTGACCTATTGcaacaccatggccattttcaaCATGGAGCCTCAACCTCATTGGTAAGATCCACCCTCCTTCACAAGATGGACACAAATTTATCATTGTTGCAACATAATActtcactaaatgggtggaagccATTTCCCTTACCCTTACTACTATGTCCAAGTATCCAGATTCATCCTATATCACATCATTTGTCATTATGGGATTTCCTCCACCATCATTACTGACAATGGAACCCAATTTAAAAACCAACCCATGCGCGACCTTTTCTCAACATTCCATATCTATCATCGTtggtctacaccatactacccccaagggaatGACCAAGACGAGACAACTAACAAAATATTGCTCTGTatcttaaagaaagttgtcaatgaaacTGGTCGTCACTGGCACCTCAATCTCAATCCCATCTTATGGGCTTACCAAACTAGTATTCGGACTCCTATGGGAGCCACCTCCTACTCCCTTGTTTATGGTGCAGAAGTGGTCTTACCAATTGAGGTCGAACTACCATCATCGTGCATCTCTCTGAAGGATTTTGTTTTTTATGAAGACTATAGAGTGGCAAGACTAGCACAACTAGATCTTCTTGATGAACAATGTCAAAAAGCCTATGATCATATGCAAATATATCAGATCCTCCTCAAGAGGCAATATCAGAAGAAAGTCCACCACCATGAGTTTGAAGTGGGGGATCTAGTCCTAAGAGAAAACCCATGAAATCAACAAAACCaccaaaagaaaggaaagtttgaagcaaACTGGTTCGTTccatatgtgatcacaacaagaTATGGTTCAGGTGCATACCAGTTATCCACTCCAGAAGGGGAACCTCTAAATGATCCCCTTAACATTCtgcacttgaagaaattctatgcCTAGTCTATGGAAGTGTACCTCAGATTTTTGAgaaatcagaaaatatcaaaaaagtcAACAAATCATAAaattcccccccaaaaaaaaaaaattttaaaaaattcgtcctttggtgaaaaccacttcttgtggctcCTTGGGCATGTatatatggtgaaaacctggaaacatATGCCATATGTACCAAAGGGTAGTTCCATTATCTTTTTCCCTTCTTTTAACCCTTCTTGGTGCGGTATCTATCGCTACTCGATGACATCATCTTGAACTTTCCCCGCACGGTATCTCATGTTACTCGCATCCCACTTCATCacattgataatatgatgaaacaataaggatctgatcaactactgagaggggggtgaatcaatagatagaaaacaattaaactttcaccaaacttaatcccaactcagaaacaacttgctagaCTAACTAGTTTAGATACTGTATCAAAAagtgcaactgcactgtcaaactttaccggttgatcaaagcatcaatgatacaatgcaacagatctgaaactcacataccatttaaccaaaacatgaaaccactttactaacatcagtaatagctcattttagatttggaaatagcactatcttgcttggtcagatccttttttgctcctatctgccttcacaacattctgtagacactccttctggtttggcaacaattacactaccacacttaaccaaattgccatcACAATTACAaccaactcatcgaccttaaatacaaatacaataggtcagtaacacatcacaaaacctacaaatctcatggagattacaaacatatcgattcAATCATAATCGTTGGAtgacatagcaatcaactacacattgttttagacaacttcaaccactcctagatcatcgcacattggatcatgtagctcatcacacattttccacttcatgctatgccttttctcattcccaagataaacagttatcttcatgcaccaaaacccactttgaaactcatcacgtgcatcatgcttatgtggcatcttcatctccggtCATCATTTGATCaaagatcatcacaaccgattcaccaagatccattggttagggttttgcTTATGaattggttagggttaccggttgatcactctgcttgaataccaataccggtttccttcactactttactaccggttgcattactacatcattgccggttgcaatacaactctattaccaattactattgacatcaatgacaacactatacttcatcaatgcaatcttcatgcaatggcaacaatctccccctttgacattgatggcaatacaaatatcaataccctttgattgcgatgattgagagtaattcacatacacatgtataggaatcatggtttacattttttcatatactctccttcaactgtatcttcatgtcttcagctggtaactagctatcaaccatatatagttcttctccccctttgacaacaatgccaaagtgaaaggtaaccattccatgcttcactgatctgcaactagttgctccccctgtggagtagctccactctacaccaatccatcttcaagattttcaataagctttGGGACTGGTatcttccacatctgcttaattgacttcatgtaggggtacaacccctaacttagctctaagatactcaaatgtagccttaggttgaggtttagtaaagatatctactagttgttccttagtagatacatgctccattgacacatctttactttgaactttctctctcaagaaatgatacttcaactccaTATGCTttttcctagcatgcaataccaagtTCTTATAAATGTTTATTGTATTgatgttatcacagaaaatccttaccaATTTTGATAGCTTCAACTTAAAACCTTtgaaaatgtgtttcatccagaatgcctgggtacaattcatatatgttgcaacatattcagcttctgcagttgattgtgagatacaactttttttcttgttgctccaagatactagtcttcctccaagaaagaatgctcctttgGTTGTACTCTActtgtcatcaacattgcctgcccagtcgacatctgtatagacttttaaatcaatgtctcctccatatggataccacaattcataatcaattgtacctttcaaatatctaaaaattctttgagttgctatcatgtgtgtctccttcaggcttttctgaaatctggcaaccaatcctactacatgagcaatattcggtctgTTGTGGATaatataatgtagtttacctatcattgacctgtacttcttttcatccactgatgcagaatcatcctctttagacaatttacaacctgtaaccattggtgttccaactggtttacagtctcccattccaaaagtcttcaatacttctttcacatatttggattgtgtgatgaaaataccattcttcatctgttggatttgcagagctatgaaattttttatttcacctactagtgacatctcaaactcattcttcatctcattcgcaaaatcatgacacatatcatcatttcctccaaaaatgatatcatccacaaatacctaaCTTACCCGTATCttatctccttttgacttgagatatatattgttgtcttcactggttctttgaaaaacctatcttcaccaagtgagaatgcaatctttcataccatgctctaggtgcttgctttagtccatataatgccttatgtaatttgtacACCATGTCCTTAtctatagttaaagcataaccatctggttgttcaatgtagacttcctcttccaatattccatttaggactgttgacttaacatccatcagatatactttgaatcctctgtattctgcaaatgcaagtagagtccttactccttccaatcttgcaactagtgcaaatgtctcaccatagtcttcaccttcttcttgtgcatatcctttgcataccagtctggctttatttctgaccactattccatcttcatttagtttatttctgaaaacccattttgtacctattacattcttgttctccggtatgggtaccaatgaccaagtattattcttctctatatggtcaagttcttcttccattgccttgacccagtcttcatctgcaaatgcttcttttgcaattctaggctcaatggtggaaatcatacaagagttctctctaagccttgttctagtTAGCACACCTACATTTGTGTCTCTAATTATCTGTTCGGggatatgattgagtctaacataccttggaatgacatgatcttgatttccaggttcatcttcttcttcactttcttcttcttctgttgGACCTCCTTGTTTTGGTTGAATCAGGGCTTCTCTGTTCTATTCTTCAACTTTTGGCTTCACTGGTTCCAGTTCCAAAAAcaatgtgtaaggttcttcttcttccttctccttactggtttctcctgaTTTCTCAGAAAACTCATCAACtcagacattaacactttcaatgatcttggtctggttgttgtaacacttttaagattttctcttggtggagtaacaaagaaatattccttcatcactcttggcatcaaacttaccaacataatcacctcttttaataaaaaaatctTCTACCAAAAAACTTAAAGTAATTGACATTAgctgatctaccataccaatactcatagggatttttatccttacctcttttaactagtatctggttcattgtgtaaacaattgtgctgatagcttctctccacaatgtcttagctacacctccttgaattagcatagtcctagtagcttcaacaactgatcagttattcctttctacaataccattctattgtggtgtcctaggtgcagaaatatacctcttaattccattgtcttcacaacaGTAACttgtgaattcctctgaagtaaattcaccaccttgatcagttcttaagcactttatcttctttccactttcattttcaactaaggctctgaatgccttaaacttgctaaattcTTATGTCTTAACTTTCAATAATGTGACTCatgtcatccttgagcaatcattagtaaaaatcatgaaatttcgatcaccttgaatactcctagtcctcattggtccacaaaggtcggtatgaaccaaatctagcaaatgttctgctgagaaagattttctcttgaaggttgaggatgtcatcttccctaactgccattccttgcacaaagcattcaccagtttgtccaactatggcaaacctcttactgatttggacttattgagttttacaatgttatcaaaatttacatgacagaatcttcgatgccaaagccaactatcttctacttttgcaattaaacaattgttgactttagaacttaaatgaaacaagttacctctggtctatttgtCAATTGCAATCagctcacctttgcttccataaatcttgtagactccattcttgaattctagtgggtaacctttgtcattgagttgagcaacactcaaaagattgtgtttcagtccttcaacccagtagacatcacctgcactacttttaccattcaaagagatggatccctttcctttcaccatgcagggtgagtcattcccaaatctcacaacacctccattaaactcact is part of the Cryptomeria japonica chromosome 10, Sugi_1.0, whole genome shotgun sequence genome and harbors:
- the LOC131046688 gene encoding uncharacterized protein LOC131046688, with amino-acid sequence MTPIPGYPLILYIFITTIAVEALLEQLDDEGKERAIYYINRTLVGCELNYSPMEKACLAVIFYSQKLQHYKLSHTVKLICKIDPFKYLLSKTTLIGRMAKWVMLLSKFDIQYVDRKSIKGLVIADQLEETPLLDAYPLITEFPNEYVCIVSAQRPWKLFFDGSHTQRGIGTGFLIVTPQGDLIPKSFKQAFPCTNNIAEYEAFIISLKITIQWNISNLLVYGDSQPIIRQTNDEYQTKDDKLLPYKRMVDDFKSNF